One genomic segment of Blattabacterium sp. (Blaberus giganteus) includes these proteins:
- the rsmI gene encoding 16S rRNA (cytidine(1402)-2'-O)-methyltransferase, translating to MLYIVPTPIGNLEDFTFRSLRILKEVDLILVESFKISKKLLNFYNIKTNINKYHIYNEHKIIPFFIKKIKEGKKLALISNAGTPCISDPGFLLIRSCIEASISIECLPGPTAFVPALVCSGISSNEFIFIGFLPRKKRKTKLENLSKENRTIILYESPHRLLRTLNDMKYFFGSKRNIVICKEISKYFQNILRGNIEKMILYYKNIIKISGEYTIIIEKNFDK from the coding sequence ATGTTATATATTGTACCTACTCCTATAGGAAATTTAGAAGATTTTACTTTTAGAAGTTTACGAATATTAAAAGAAGTAGACTTGATTTTAGTTGAGAGTTTTAAAATTTCCAAAAAATTATTGAATTTTTATAATATTAAAACTAACATAAATAAATATCATATTTATAATGAACATAAAATAATTCCCTTTTTTATAAAAAAAATTAAAGAAGGAAAAAAATTAGCATTAATATCTAATGCAGGGACTCCCTGTATATCAGATCCAGGTTTCTTACTTATTAGATCTTGTATTGAAGCTTCTATTTCTATAGAATGCTTACCTGGTCCTACAGCTTTTGTTCCAGCATTAGTTTGTTCTGGAATATCTTCTAATGAATTTATTTTTATTGGTTTTTTGCCTAGAAAAAAAAGAAAAACAAAATTAGAAAATCTGTCTAAAGAAAACAGAACCATTATATTATATGAATCTCCTCATAGGTTATTACGAACATTAAATGATATGAAATATTTTTTTGGATCCAAAAGAAATATTGTCATATGCAAAGAAATATCTAAATATTTTCAAAATATATTAAGAGGAAATATAGAAAAAATGATTCTATATTATAAAAATATAATAAAAATATCAGGAGAGTATACTATCATTATTGAAAAAAATTTTGATAAATAA
- a CDS encoding aspartate-semialdehyde dehydrogenase: MKLGIVGVTGMVGRVMIDLLEKRNFPLKKLYISASNKSVGKKILFKKKEHKVISVYDLFLKKPDIVLFSAGSNISKEWSPKFSEIGSTVIDNSSAWRMDPGKKLIVPEINASCLCKQDKIIANPNCSTVQLVMVLFPLHIEYKINRVIVSTYQSVTGTGKKALDQLYQEKNGNYSCNKVYPYPIYQNVLPHCDHFTDKEYTIEEMKLINETKKIMNDYNLAITATAVRVPVIGGHSESVNITFVKKPSINRVREILLKTKGIILQDQPKKNIYPTPLYAHGKDEVFVGRIREDFSFKNSIHIWIVSDNLRKGAATNAIQIAEYLIMKKYV; encoded by the coding sequence ATGAAATTAGGAATAGTAGGTGTAACAGGTATGGTAGGTCGCGTGATGATTGATCTTTTAGAAAAAAGAAATTTTCCATTAAAAAAATTGTACATTTCTGCTTCCAACAAGTCTGTAGGAAAAAAAATTCTTTTTAAAAAAAAAGAGCATAAAGTCATTAGTGTATATGATTTATTTTTAAAAAAACCTGATATTGTTTTATTTTCAGCGGGATCTAACATATCCAAAGAATGGTCTCCAAAATTCTCAGAGATAGGATCTACAGTTATCGACAATTCTTCTGCATGGAGAATGGATCCTGGAAAAAAATTAATTGTTCCTGAAATTAATGCTTCTTGTCTATGTAAACAAGATAAAATTATTGCCAATCCAAATTGTTCTACAGTACAATTAGTTATGGTTTTATTTCCGTTACATATAGAATACAAAATTAATAGAGTTATTGTTTCAACCTATCAATCTGTAACAGGAACTGGAAAAAAAGCTTTAGATCAACTGTATCAAGAAAAAAATGGAAATTATTCTTGCAATAAAGTGTATCCATATCCTATATATCAAAATGTTTTACCTCATTGTGATCATTTTACAGATAAGGAATATACGATAGAAGAAATGAAATTAATAAATGAAACAAAAAAAATAATGAATGATTATAATTTAGCAATAACAGCTACAGCTGTACGTGTTCCTGTTATAGGGGGGCATTCAGAAAGTGTTAATATAACATTTGTAAAAAAACCTAGTATAAATCGTGTCCGTGAAATATTATTGAAAACAAAAGGAATAATACTTCAAGATCAACCAAAAAAAAATATTTATCCAACACCTTTATATGCTCATGGAAAAGATGAAGTTTTTGTAGGTAGAATACGAGAAGATTTTTCATTTAAAAATTCTATCCATATTTGGATAGTATCAGATAATCTTCGCAAGGGTGCAGCTACTAATGCAATTCAAATTGCAGAATATTTAATAATGAAAAAATATGTTTAA
- the gmk gene encoding guanylate kinase → MKKGKMIILSGPSGSGKTTISHYLLSKFPELKFSVSCTTRSIRNNEIHGKDYYFLSVNSFIYKIKKCQFAEWEEVYPNLFYGTLKNEISKIWKSNQHILFDIDVKGGLNLKKKYPNNSLSIFVTVNSINILKKRLIARCYKNNTNINTRLNKVQEENSYAKLFDFILFNIDLYQTKKKAIQIVSNFIYGKQSE, encoded by the coding sequence ATGAAAAAAGGAAAAATGATTATTCTGTCAGGCCCTTCTGGATCTGGAAAAACAACCATTTCGCATTATTTACTTTCAAAATTTCCGGAATTAAAATTTTCTGTTTCATGCACAACGCGATCAATTCGGAATAATGAAATACATGGAAAAGATTATTATTTTTTATCTGTAAACTCTTTTATTTATAAAATAAAAAAATGCCAATTTGCAGAGTGGGAAGAAGTTTATCCAAACTTATTTTATGGAACCTTAAAAAACGAAATTTCCAAAATTTGGAAATCTAATCAACATATTTTATTTGATATAGATGTAAAAGGAGGATTAAATTTAAAAAAAAAATACCCAAATAATTCTTTATCCATATTTGTAACAGTAAATTCTATAAATATTTTAAAAAAAAGACTTATTGCAAGATGTTATAAAAATAATACGAACATCAACACTCGTTTAAATAAGGTTCAAGAAGAAAATAGTTATGCTAAATTGTTTGACTTTATTTTATTCAATATTGATTTGTATCAAACTAAAAAAAAAGCGATTCAAATAGTTTCCAATTTTATTTATGGAAAACAATCGGAGTGA
- a CDS encoding RpiB/LacA/LacB family sugar-phosphate isomerase, giving the protein MLIAIGSDHTGVDYKYSIKNFLIQKGYKIEDLGFSEYGKKVDYPDFIHPTAELVNKGQADFGIIICGSGNGAAMTANKYKKIRAALVWKKEIAILARKHNNANIISLPARFIVDNNEIIEIVKIFLETNFEGGRHEIRIKKISKILSSSVG; this is encoded by the coding sequence ATGCTAATTGCAATAGGTTCTGATCACACAGGCGTAGATTACAAATATTCAATAAAAAATTTTTTAATTCAAAAAGGATACAAAATAGAAGATTTAGGATTTTCCGAATATGGAAAAAAAGTTGATTATCCTGATTTCATTCATCCTACAGCAGAACTCGTAAATAAAGGACAAGCTGATTTTGGCATAATTATATGTGGAAGTGGGAATGGCGCGGCCATGACAGCGAATAAATATAAAAAAATACGAGCAGCTTTGGTATGGAAAAAGGAAATTGCAATTTTGGCAAGAAAGCATAATAATGCAAATATTATTAGTTTACCAGCACGTTTTATTGTAGATAATAATGAGATTATAGAAATTGTGAAAATATTTTTGGAAACAAATTTTGAGGGTGGAAGACACGAAATAAGAATAAAGAAAATATCTAAAATCCTCAGTAGCTCAGTTGGTTAG
- the pgk gene encoding phosphoglycerate kinase: MKEIKTVNDFNFENQTALIRVDFNVPINEYYEIIDDTRIQYSIPTIQKIISEKGKIVLISHFGRPKGISSKTYSLKFLTHYLYKKLKINVFFHENCIGETVVKKVNELKNGEILLLENLRFYKEEEREDKNFAYELSKLGDIYVNDAFGVAHRFHTSITILPKFFGKKKCIGLLMKKEIQLLGQFSYGKGKRPITALLGGAKISSKIEVIENLIDFADYILIGGGMSYPFIKMKGGMIGNSMIEKDQIIEKTLKKIFFNKKMNIIHLPKDVIIADSFKNEANTKISPIHSIPNGWMGLDIGPFSIKKFCKIIEKSKTILWNGPVGVFEFSNFSLGTRLIAKSIANTTEKGAFSLVGGGDSIAALKMEKYDKKISYLSTGGGAMLASLKKNKIKILPGINAIK, encoded by the coding sequence ATGAAGGAAATAAAAACTGTTAACGATTTTAATTTTGAAAATCAAACTGCTTTAATAAGAGTTGATTTTAACGTTCCTATAAATGAATATTACGAAATTATAGATGATACACGTATTCAATATAGTATTCCGACTATACAAAAAATTATTTCTGAAAAAGGAAAAATTGTTCTGATTTCTCATTTTGGAAGACCAAAAGGAATTTCTTCAAAAACTTATTCTTTAAAATTTTTAACACATTATTTATACAAAAAATTAAAAATCAATGTATTTTTTCACGAAAATTGTATAGGAGAAACTGTCGTAAAAAAAGTTAATGAGTTAAAAAACGGTGAAATATTGTTGTTGGAAAATCTTCGTTTTTATAAAGAAGAAGAAAGAGAAGATAAAAATTTTGCTTATGAATTATCAAAGTTAGGAGATATATATGTTAATGATGCTTTTGGAGTAGCACATCGTTTTCATACTTCCATTACTATTCTTCCAAAATTTTTCGGAAAAAAAAAATGTATCGGTCTTCTCATGAAAAAAGAAATACAATTATTAGGTCAATTTTCTTATGGAAAAGGAAAAAGACCTATCACTGCTTTATTAGGAGGTGCTAAAATTTCTTCAAAAATAGAAGTTATTGAAAATCTTATTGATTTCGCAGATTATATTTTGATAGGAGGCGGAATGTCTTATCCTTTTATAAAAATGAAAGGAGGAATGATAGGAAATTCTATGATTGAAAAAGATCAAATAATTGAAAAAACATTAAAAAAAATTTTTTTTAACAAAAAAATGAATATTATACATCTTCCAAAAGACGTAATAATAGCTGATTCATTTAAAAATGAAGCAAATACCAAAATTTCACCTATTCATTCTATTCCAAACGGATGGATGGGATTAGATATAGGTCCTTTTTCTATTAAAAAATTTTGTAAAATTATAGAAAAATCTAAAACTATTTTGTGGAATGGACCTGTAGGTGTTTTCGAATTTTCAAATTTTTCTTTAGGAACTAGATTGATAGCAAAATCTATTGCGAATACAACTGAAAAAGGAGCATTTTCTTTAGTAGGAGGAGGTGATTCTATAGCTGCACTTAAAATGGAAAAATATGATAAAAAAATCAGTTATTTATCTACAGGAGGAGGGGCAATGTTAGCAAGTTTAAAAAAAAATAAAATAAAAATACTCCCCGGAATTAATGCAATAAAATAA
- a CDS encoding superoxide dismutase — translation MSFKLPKFPYLYKDFEPYIDRKTIDIHYNKHHAAYTNNLNKAISNTTMMNFSIEKILKRAHVESSIIRNNAGGFYNHNLFWEILIPHTEYIHPSTYFNKIIQENFSSFDFFIDNFSKVAANHFGSGWVWLCVKEKKLTICSTTNQDNPLMLCGIGCEGIPILGLDVWEHAYYLQYQNRRLDYISSFWNIVNWIKVEKNYKTAMKM, via the coding sequence ATGTCATTTAAACTTCCAAAGTTTCCTTATTTATATAAGGATTTTGAGCCTTACATAGACAGAAAAACTATAGATATTCATTATAATAAACATCATGCGGCTTACACAAACAATTTAAATAAAGCCATTTCAAATACAACTATGATGAATTTTTCTATAGAAAAAATTTTAAAAAGAGCACATGTTGAATCTTCAATAATACGAAATAACGCTGGAGGTTTTTACAATCATAATCTTTTTTGGGAAATATTAATACCTCATACAGAATATATTCATCCAAGTACATATTTTAATAAAATTATTCAAGAAAATTTTAGTTCTTTTGATTTTTTTATAGATAACTTTTCTAAAGTTGCAGCTAATCATTTTGGTTCTGGATGGGTTTGGTTATGTGTAAAAGAAAAAAAATTAACAATTTGTTCTACAACGAATCAAGATAATCCTCTAATGTTGTGTGGAATAGGTTGTGAAGGAATTCCCATACTAGGATTAGATGTTTGGGAACATGCTTATTATCTACAATATCAAAATCGTCGTTTAGATTATATTTCATCCTTTTGGAATATTGTGAATTGGATCAAAGTGGAAAAAAATTACAAAACAGCTATGAAAATGTAA
- the folB gene encoding dihydroneopterin aldolase, with amino-acid sequence MGRILLENIKLFGFHGCLPEEKYIGSHYTINIEVELDFCKASVDDDLSKTINYVDLYYIVKEEMNINSKLIEHLAQRIIKRIKKYKKPLIKYTKVKICKENPPLQGNVDRVCVILDD; translated from the coding sequence ATGGGAAGAATTTTATTAGAAAATATTAAGTTATTTGGGTTTCACGGATGTTTACCAGAAGAAAAATATATTGGATCTCACTATACAATTAATATAGAAGTTGAATTAGATTTTTGTAAAGCATCTGTTGATGATGATTTATCCAAAACTATTAATTATGTAGATTTGTATTACATTGTAAAAGAAGAAATGAACATTAATTCTAAATTGATAGAACATTTAGCACAAAGAATAATTAAAAGAATAAAAAAATACAAAAAACCTTTAATAAAATATACAAAAGTGAAAATTTGTAAGGAAAATCCTCCATTACAAGGAAATGTAGATAGAGTATGTGTAATTTTAGATGATTGA
- a CDS encoding uroporphyrinogen-III synthase, translated as MKINNILISQPLSGSSNTPYIKLSKNKNINIDFRSFIEVKGASSNDVRKQKINFSDFTVVLFISKKSVDHYFRLAESMRFKVPIFMKYVCQTKTIAYYLQKYIIYRKRKIYIGNKSFKDLLPYIKKYPKEKFLLPSSDILKPEIPEMLNQQNIFWRRAILYKTTSSDLSDLEHGCYDIFVFFSPAEIKSLFDNFPNFDQNNIKIATFGKNTLDAAYKAGLKIHIKVPTPEFPSMSMALEKYIKKLNAIK; from the coding sequence ATGAAGATAAATAATATTCTGATTTCACAACCTCTAAGTGGTAGTTCTAATACTCCATATATAAAACTTAGTAAAAATAAAAATATAAATATTGATTTTCGATCTTTTATAGAAGTAAAAGGAGCATCATCTAATGATGTAAGAAAGCAGAAAATAAATTTCTCTGATTTTACCGTAGTTCTTTTTATTAGTAAAAAATCTGTAGATCATTATTTTCGATTAGCAGAATCTATGCGTTTTAAAGTCCCTATATTCATGAAATATGTATGTCAAACAAAAACTATAGCATATTATTTACAAAAATATATTATCTATAGAAAAAGAAAAATTTATATTGGAAATAAATCATTTAAAGATTTGCTTCCTTATATTAAAAAATACCCTAAAGAAAAATTTCTTTTACCTTCTTCTGATATACTAAAACCAGAAATTCCTGAAATGTTAAACCAACAAAATATTTTTTGGAGAAGAGCCATTTTATATAAAACGACTTCTAGCGATTTATCTGATTTAGAACATGGATGTTATGATATTTTTGTTTTTTTTAGTCCTGCAGAAATCAAATCTTTATTTGATAATTTTCCTAATTTTGATCAGAATAATATTAAAATTGCTACTTTTGGAAAAAACACCTTAGATGCGGCTTATAAAGCAGGATTAAAGATACACATCAAAGTTCCAACACCGGAATTTCCTTCTATGTCTATGGCTTTAGAAAAATATATTAAAAAACTAAACGCAATTAAATAA